A single genomic interval of Zobellia nedashkovskayae harbors:
- the rho gene encoding transcription termination factor Rho, whose translation MFEISDLKAKKLPELQEIAKGLNVPKFKTLKKLDLVYQILDVQAANPKVVAEVTAPKTTEEKPKLKPKPRPRKPRTVIEEKKPEVKTVVTPEKSANKEQAAPAQPTEIKKPRPRPVKREPKGNPQHKNQNTSNGNNKNQRNQKPTYDKSNFDKDLKNRYKEPEFEFDSIIESEGVLDIMQDGYGFLRSSDYNYLSSPDDIYVSQSQIRLFGLKTGDTVLGNVRPPKEGEKYFPLIKVNKINGIDPQIVRDRVSFEHLTPLFPDEKFNLAERQGNISTRIIDLFSPIGKGQRGMIVSQPKTGKTMLLKDIANGIAANHPEVYQIILLIDERPEEVTDMQRNVQGEVIASTFDKEPSEHVRVANIVLEKAKRLVECGHDVVILLDSITRLARAYNTVQPASGKVLSGGVDANALNKPKRFFGAARNIEGGGSLSIIATALTETGSKMDEVIFEEFKGTGNMELQLDRKISNRRIFPAIDLTSSSTRRDDLLLDKDTIQRMWILRKYLADMNPVEAMEFIEQRIKQTKNNDEFLLTMNQ comes from the coding sequence ATGTTTGAAATTTCAGATTTAAAAGCAAAAAAACTGCCTGAATTGCAGGAAATTGCCAAAGGCCTTAATGTGCCAAAGTTCAAAACCCTAAAAAAACTGGACCTTGTTTATCAAATCTTGGATGTACAAGCAGCCAACCCCAAAGTTGTGGCAGAAGTAACCGCGCCAAAAACAACAGAAGAAAAACCGAAGCTAAAACCGAAACCAAGACCTCGTAAGCCAAGAACGGTAATCGAAGAAAAGAAGCCTGAAGTTAAGACTGTGGTTACTCCCGAAAAATCGGCAAACAAGGAACAAGCTGCACCGGCCCAACCAACGGAAATAAAAAAACCGCGCCCAAGACCTGTTAAGAGAGAACCAAAAGGTAATCCTCAACACAAAAACCAGAATACTTCCAACGGGAACAACAAAAATCAGCGTAATCAAAAGCCTACCTACGACAAAAGTAATTTTGACAAGGATTTAAAAAACCGCTACAAGGAACCTGAATTTGAATTTGACAGTATTATAGAAAGTGAAGGCGTTCTTGATATTATGCAAGACGGTTATGGCTTTTTACGTTCTTCTGACTACAACTATCTTTCATCTCCCGATGATATTTATGTATCACAATCCCAGATTAGATTATTTGGATTAAAGACTGGAGATACTGTTTTAGGAAACGTAAGACCACCAAAAGAAGGAGAGAAATATTTCCCTCTTATTAAGGTGAACAAAATAAACGGAATTGACCCTCAAATCGTTCGTGACCGTGTCTCTTTTGAACACCTAACACCTTTGTTCCCAGACGAAAAGTTTAATTTAGCTGAAAGACAAGGAAATATTTCTACAAGAATTATAGATTTATTTTCGCCTATTGGTAAAGGACAAAGGGGTATGATCGTTTCCCAACCTAAGACAGGTAAAACAATGCTATTGAAAGATATTGCAAATGGCATTGCAGCTAATCATCCTGAAGTTTATCAAATTATACTTTTAATAGATGAACGCCCGGAAGAGGTTACCGATATGCAACGTAACGTTCAAGGTGAAGTAATTGCTTCTACTTTTGATAAAGAACCTTCTGAACATGTTCGTGTAGCAAATATCGTATTAGAAAAAGCAAAAAGATTAGTAGAATGTGGTCATGACGTTGTTATTTTATTAGACTCCATCACCCGTTTGGCAAGAGCATACAACACGGTACAACCAGCTTCTGGTAAAGTATTAAGTGGTGGTGTAGACGCCAATGCATTAAATAAACCAAAACGTTTCTTTGGAGCTGCTCGTAATATAGAAGGCGGTGGATCTCTTTCTATTATAGCTACTGCACTTACTGAAACTGGCTCTAAAATGGATGAAGTTATCTTTGAAGAGTTTAAAGGTACAGGTAACATGGAACTACAGTTGGATCGTAAAATCTCTAACAGAAGAATATTCCCAGCCATTGATCTTACTTCATCTAGTACACGTAGGGATGATTTATTATTGGACAAGGACACTATACAACGTATGTGGATCTTAAGAAAATACTTGGCAGATATGAATCCTGTTGAAGCTATGGAGTTCATTGAACAACGTATTAAGCAGACTAAGAATAATGATGAATTCTTGCTTACCATGAATCAATAA
- a CDS encoding DM13 domain-containing protein codes for MKNRNFSIALLALAMTTFVVSCSDDDTEIETVTVTETETIEVDSSLPVGDLAVAASGNLTAESGTPTQGLVELGIDTGDTNFVHFADDFTTELGTGTVGIFLSTSETFTADPANGNPDLMLIGNVQGNGEMYIKLDATPDAKYTHIILWCATANIPFGNVALN; via the coding sequence ATGAAAAACAGAAACTTTTCTATTGCACTTTTAGCTTTGGCCATGACAACATTTGTAGTAAGTTGTTCCGATGATGACACGGAAATAGAAACGGTAACAGTTACCGAAACGGAAACTATTGAAGTAGATTCTTCTTTGCCAGTAGGAGACTTGGCAGTTGCTGCGAGTGGAAACTTAACGGCAGAAAGCGGTACGCCTACACAAGGTCTGGTAGAGTTAGGAATAGACACAGGCGATACAAATTTCGTTCACTTTGCAGATGATTTTACTACTGAGTTAGGTACGGGTACCGTAGGTATATTTTTGTCTACTTCAGAAACGTTTACGGCAGATCCGGCAAACGGAAATCCAGATTTAATGTTGATCGGTAACGTTCAAGGTAATGGCGAGATGTATATTAAATTAGATGCAACGCCAGATGCAAAATATACACACATCATCTTATGGTGTGCTACGGCTAACATTCCATTCGGAAATGTAGCATTGAATTAA
- the proS gene encoding proline--tRNA ligase — MGKNLTKRSEDYSKWYNELVVKADMAENSAVRGCMVIKPYGFAIWEKMQAELDRMFKETGHENAYFPLFVPKSLFEAEEKNAEGFAKECAVVTHYRLQNDPDKPGKLRVDPNAKLEEELVVRPTSEAIIWNTFKGWVQSYRDLPLLINQWANVVRWEMRTRLFLRTAEFLWQEGHTAHATEAEAIEEAKKMNGVYAQFAEEFMAMPVIQGVKTESERFAGAIETYCIEALMQDGKALQAGTSHFLGQNFAKAFDVKFATKEGKQEYVWATSWGVSTRLVGALIMSHSDDNGLVLPPKLAPIQVVIVPIYKGVEQLDAISEKVGPLVKELKAKGISVKFDNRDTHKPGFKFNEYELKGVPVRLAIGQRDLENGTYEVARRDTLAKETVPMDEVVAKIEFLLEDIQKNIYQKAHAFRADNITEVDTYEEFKKVLEEKGGFISAHWDGTNETEEKIKNETKATIRCIPLATENKEGKCMVTGKISPKRVLFAKAY, encoded by the coding sequence ATGGGTAAGAATTTGACAAAACGCAGCGAGGATTATTCCAAATGGTATAACGAACTCGTGGTAAAAGCCGACATGGCCGAAAATTCAGCTGTAAGAGGTTGTATGGTAATTAAACCATACGGTTTTGCTATCTGGGAAAAAATGCAGGCAGAGCTAGATAGGATGTTTAAGGAGACAGGGCATGAAAATGCTTATTTTCCATTATTTGTGCCCAAAAGTTTATTTGAAGCCGAAGAAAAAAATGCCGAAGGTTTTGCAAAAGAGTGTGCGGTAGTTACTCATTATAGGCTTCAAAATGATCCGGACAAACCTGGTAAATTAAGAGTTGATCCAAACGCTAAATTAGAAGAAGAACTAGTTGTGCGCCCAACCAGTGAAGCTATTATATGGAATACTTTTAAAGGTTGGGTACAATCCTATAGAGATTTACCTTTATTGATCAATCAATGGGCCAATGTAGTTCGTTGGGAAATGCGTACACGTTTGTTTCTTAGAACCGCAGAGTTTTTATGGCAAGAAGGGCATACGGCTCATGCTACTGAGGCTGAAGCAATAGAAGAGGCTAAAAAAATGAACGGGGTCTATGCTCAGTTTGCAGAAGAGTTTATGGCTATGCCTGTAATACAGGGGGTAAAGACAGAAAGTGAGCGTTTTGCCGGTGCAATAGAAACCTATTGTATTGAAGCGTTAATGCAAGATGGTAAAGCATTACAAGCGGGTACTTCTCATTTTTTAGGACAGAACTTTGCCAAAGCGTTCGATGTTAAGTTTGCTACCAAAGAAGGAAAACAAGAGTACGTTTGGGCTACATCTTGGGGTGTATCTACAAGGTTGGTAGGTGCACTTATAATGAGCCATAGTGATGATAATGGTTTAGTGCTGCCTCCAAAATTGGCACCGATACAAGTGGTTATTGTACCTATTTATAAGGGAGTAGAACAATTAGATGCTATTTCTGAAAAGGTTGGCCCATTGGTGAAAGAATTGAAAGCTAAAGGTATTTCAGTAAAATTTGATAATAGGGATACTCATAAGCCTGGTTTCAAATTCAATGAATATGAATTAAAAGGTGTTCCTGTTCGTTTGGCTATCGGTCAGCGTGATTTGGAAAATGGTACGTATGAAGTTGCTCGTAGAGATACTTTGGCCAAAGAGACCGTTCCTATGGATGAGGTGGTAGCTAAAATTGAATTTCTGTTGGAAGATATTCAAAAGAACATTTATCAAAAGGCACATGCTTTTAGAGCGGATAATATTACCGAAGTAGATACGTACGAGGAGTTTAAGAAAGTTTTAGAAGAAAAAGGTGGGTTTATTTCTGCTCATTGGGATGGAACTAACGAAACTGAGGAAAAAATAAAAAATGAAACTAAGGCAACTATCCGCTGTATTCCCTTAGCTACCGAAAACAAAGAGGGGAAGTGTATGGTGACCGGAAAAATATCACCAAAAAGAGTACTTTTTGCAAAAGCTTATTAA
- the rpsT gene encoding 30S ribosomal protein S20: MANHKSALKRIRRNEAVRLRNRYQHKTTRNAIKKLRSEESKKDAEALLPSIVSMIDRLAKRNIIHNNKAANLKSKLAKHVAAL; encoded by the coding sequence ATGGCAAATCACAAGTCAGCATTAAAAAGAATCAGAAGAAACGAAGCAGTACGTTTACGTAACCGCTATCAACACAAAACTACTCGTAACGCTATTAAGAAATTGCGTAGCGAAGAAAGTAAAAAAGATGCTGAAGCTTTATTGCCTAGCATTGTTAGCATGATCGATAGATTGGCTAAGCGTAATATTATTCATAATAATAAAGCTGCCAACTTAAAAAGTAAATTAGCAAAGCACGTAGCTGCATTGTAA
- a CDS encoding T9SS type A sorting domain-containing protein has product MRTKITFLSIVFFTICFSNVLLAQNSIKIIDPPSSVEAGETVDVTVAYAMNEPSAYILLRLINPNGENPQDFVTKSGSGSHKFSIKIPDSPGSGYRWQAQLLKTADWGGLANEFIDGVSVESTEPPSPGANSIKFTDAPTTLVAGEPATVTVDFSTNEPSAYVLVRLINPNGANPQDFVTKSGSGSHTFNINVPNSSGSGYSWQAQLLKIGDWAGLANDIVDGVSVEQITLPPSGQELISLTTTPSKVAQGETYNVSFEYNFLGDRYVQAYITNKNVDADGQWVKIGKVLQEFTQGASSETLRLEITGEPLESNMLVIQVFEVIANGNEDQWNLVGEDTVDNIEFGSGYGFGEKNTTPNGTAEYMRYYNRDLELNGGHYNGDGQGSGMDHTLAPTNSLYRSNWWVNRNWVGPIKSHYGEDNLNGKEFWVEWQSLGSSSNDGHGEFDIRVEKSTQSDSNGAYGFPSFIGDITEPLLASFTGRWTEGSTGRCHINMTAWIYGVDSEGKRVRSDVIIHAWDNSGDIRSNYERSYQWSQEGNNTIYTFEKIGTASDEYNTYDVLRTVPGGEGESCSYNLVPVNWRRNHIDNFPTQSFTKKIDVAKIIKEVIKREAENGPDTRRIVGSNQVISVPTMTDDWTLEVMEWTVTGQSGDYKHEPGNPDFDVNTYIPNSRGRFTFEEYYIQNPCESNPKIDCPNSVALKTQIVQQDSIVEAKDFSVSPNPFINSFEYEYSVKNYDEVTVDLYALNGRKIETLKNKESHRPGNYSDVVDTSDLDAGIYILRINTSEGEEAIKLIKN; this is encoded by the coding sequence ATGAGAACAAAAATTACTTTTCTGTCTATCGTATTTTTTACGATATGCTTTTCTAATGTGCTATTGGCACAAAACAGTATTAAGATTATAGATCCTCCATCTTCCGTTGAAGCTGGAGAAACGGTAGATGTTACTGTGGCCTATGCAATGAATGAACCATCTGCTTACATTCTCTTGCGTCTTATTAATCCTAATGGAGAAAACCCACAAGATTTTGTTACCAAATCTGGTTCGGGAAGCCATAAGTTTAGTATCAAAATACCAGATTCACCTGGCAGTGGTTACCGCTGGCAAGCTCAACTTTTGAAAACTGCTGATTGGGGAGGTCTCGCCAACGAATTTATTGATGGTGTTAGTGTAGAAAGTACGGAACCACCAAGTCCAGGAGCGAATTCAATTAAATTTACAGACGCACCAACCACATTGGTCGCAGGAGAACCTGCCACTGTTACTGTAGATTTTTCTACAAATGAACCATCGGCCTATGTATTGGTGCGTTTAATAAATCCAAATGGGGCTAACCCGCAGGATTTTGTCACCAAATCGGGCTCAGGAAGCCATACATTTAATATTAATGTGCCCAATTCTTCTGGTAGTGGCTACAGTTGGCAAGCTCAGCTTTTAAAAATTGGCGATTGGGCAGGATTGGCAAATGATATTGTTGATGGGGTTTCCGTTGAGCAAATAACTCTACCGCCAAGTGGGCAAGAGCTAATATCATTAACGACTACGCCTAGCAAAGTGGCTCAAGGAGAAACTTATAATGTAAGTTTTGAATATAATTTTTTAGGGGATAGATATGTTCAGGCATACATTACCAATAAGAATGTAGATGCAGATGGACAATGGGTTAAGATAGGAAAGGTTTTACAGGAATTTACTCAAGGAGCCAGTAGTGAAACCCTTCGACTAGAGATAACGGGAGAGCCTTTAGAGTCTAACATGTTGGTTATACAAGTATTTGAGGTAATAGCAAATGGTAATGAAGACCAATGGAATCTTGTAGGGGAAGATACGGTAGATAATATTGAATTTGGTAGTGGCTATGGGTTTGGTGAGAAAAATACAACCCCAAATGGAACTGCTGAGTATATGCGGTATTACAATAGAGATCTAGAATTAAATGGAGGACATTATAATGGCGACGGCCAAGGTTCTGGCATGGATCACACCTTAGCGCCTACAAATTCTTTATATCGTTCCAATTGGTGGGTTAACCGTAATTGGGTAGGCCCAATAAAATCGCACTATGGTGAAGATAATTTAAATGGCAAAGAGTTTTGGGTAGAGTGGCAAAGTTTGGGGTCATCAAGTAATGATGGTCATGGTGAATTTGATATTAGGGTTGAAAAGAGTACGCAATCAGATTCAAACGGAGCATACGGTTTTCCTAGTTTTATAGGAGATATAACCGAACCTTTATTGGCATCTTTTACAGGGAGATGGACCGAAGGAAGCACTGGGCGATGTCATATCAATATGACCGCTTGGATTTATGGTGTTGATTCCGAAGGGAAAAGAGTTAGAAGTGATGTAATTATTCATGCTTGGGATAATTCAGGTGATATTAGAAGTAATTATGAGCGTTCTTATCAATGGTCGCAGGAAGGGAATAACACAATTTATACTTTTGAAAAAATCGGTACTGCGTCTGACGAATATAACACGTATGATGTTTTACGTACGGTACCCGGTGGTGAAGGAGAGTCATGTTCTTATAATCTTGTTCCGGTAAACTGGAGGCGGAATCATATAGACAATTTCCCTACCCAATCTTTTACCAAAAAGATTGACGTAGCTAAAATTATTAAGGAGGTTATTAAACGAGAAGCTGAGAATGGCCCAGATACCAGAAGGATAGTAGGTAGTAATCAGGTTATCTCTGTTCCTACCATGACCGATGATTGGACTCTTGAAGTAATGGAGTGGACTGTAACCGGACAGTCTGGGGATTACAAACACGAGCCCGGCAACCCTGATTTTGATGTGAATACCTACATTCCTAATAGTAGAGGTCGTTTCACTTTTGAAGAATATTACATTCAGAATCCTTGTGAAAGTAACCCTAAAATAGATTGCCCTAATTCAGTGGCCCTTAAAACCCAAATAGTCCAACAAGACTCAATAGTTGAAGCTAAAGATTTCAGCGTTTCCCCTAATCCATTCATCAATTCATTTGAGTACGAATACAGTGTAAAAAATTATGATGAGGTAACGGTGGATTTATATGCTCTAAATGGTAGAAAAATAGAGACTTTAAAAAATAAGGAAAGCCATAGACCGGGAAATTATAGTGATGTGGTAGATACTAGCGACCTGGATGCCGGGATTTATATTTTAAGAATCAACACTTCTGAAGGCGAGGAGGCAATCAAATTAATCAAAAATTAA
- a CDS encoding DUF4293 domain-containing protein, producing MIQRIQTIYLLIVALIAGILPFWINLWSDVEGNEIFARNDVFISGAFYISAVLAIVTIVLFKNRKNQFVLNRLNMILNIFLLGFFVYRSQNLSGEISVSEKGIGMLIPIISIVFLVLANRAIKKDEDLVKSVDRLR from the coding sequence ATGATTCAAAGAATACAAACTATTTATTTGTTGATAGTAGCCCTTATTGCTGGGATATTGCCATTCTGGATAAACCTTTGGTCAGATGTAGAAGGAAATGAAATATTTGCCAGAAATGACGTTTTCATATCAGGAGCTTTTTACATATCTGCTGTACTTGCTATAGTTACTATAGTATTATTTAAAAATAGAAAAAATCAATTTGTGTTAAACAGATTGAACATGATATTAAATATTTTTTTACTAGGATTTTTCGTTTACCGGTCGCAAAATTTATCCGGAGAGATTTCGGTCTCGGAGAAGGGTATTGGGATGCTGATTCCTATCATTTCTATCGTTTTCTTGGTTCTTGCAAATAGGGCCATAAAGAAGGATGAGGATCTTGTAAAATCTGTGGATCGTCTACGATAA